The Vigna radiata var. radiata cultivar VC1973A unplaced genomic scaffold, Vradiata_ver6 scaffold_386, whole genome shotgun sequence genome contains a region encoding:
- the LOC106780034 gene encoding uncharacterized protein LOC106780034, with product MDRKVKGLSLELALQYVMPALRPGPFKDSVCRNPPQTMEELRQRAADEAQVENMKQNHRREQQEAKAEKNDNRKAEGSGNRPTGPKLREGPRGPRFPHYTPLNAPRTRILQEALSTQILPAPAKRPTPPGADLSKHCLYHQNSGHDTEDCVTLKDKIEELIHMGRLQQYVKREDVRRQEELPRSEHPYTRFKSPPWERRKEGRSHRDYDRPPRDEGRLTAQRDRSRSRGNEQRGPLRGMINTIFGGFAGGGPTSSARKRSIRALRSIHTVDVPRRTMPPITFSDEDFHAPDPDQDDPMVIDIEVARYRVSRVLVDQGSSVNILYWKIFLQMDILEDLIVPYNEQIVGFVGERVDTRGYIDLHTRLGTGRESGEMKVRFLLVEAHTSYNVLIGRPCLNAFGAIVSTPHLTMKYPTQKGTICTVRANQKTARECYATGLRIYPKEERRKMSRSEVALADLDPRTNTEDRLEPVGETQPIMIARGLPAEIEKEL from the coding sequence ATGGACCGAAAGGTTAAAGGCCTTAGTTTGGAATTGGCCCTCCAGTACGTGATGCCCGCCTTAAGACCAGGCCCGTTCAAGGATAGTGTATGCCGGAACCCCCCTCAGACGATGGAGGAGTTGCGACAACGGGCGGCCGACGAAGCTCAGGTGGAAAACATGAAACAGAATCACCGGCGAGAACAGCAGGAGGCTAAGGCGGAGAAAAATGACAACAGAAAGGCAGAAGGATCTGGAAATAGGCCGACCGGTCCGAAACTGAGGGAAGGGCCAAGGGGCCCGAGGTTTCCCCATTATACCCCCCTCAACGCTCCTCGGACCCGGATACTCCAGGAAGCGTTGAGCACCCAAATCTTACCCGCACCAGCAAAGAGACCGACCCCTCCGGGGGCGGACCTAAGTAAGCATTGTTTGTACCACCAGAATTCCGGGCATGATACGGAAGACTGCGTGAcgttgaaagataaaattgaagaactaaTCCATATGGGGCGACTGCAACAATACGTTAAGAGGGAGGACGTACGGCGTCAGGAAGAACTGCCGAGGAGTGAACATCCCTATACGAGGTTCAAAAGTCCTCCTTGGGAGCGAAGAAAGGAGGGTAGGAGCCACCGAGATTACGATCGTCCGCCAAGAGATGAGGGAAGACTGACGGCCCAAAGGGATAGGAGTCGCAGCCGAGGGAATGAGCAAAGAGGACCTTTGAGGGGAATGATTAACACCATCTTTGGAGGCTTCGCTGGAGGAGGACCTACCTCCTCCGCGAGAAAGAGAAGTATCCGGGCGTTGAGATCCATACACACTGTGGATGTACCACGAAGAACTATGCCGCCCATCACTTTTTCAGATGAAGACTTCCATGCCCCGGACCCCGACCAAGACGATCCGATGGTCATCGATATTGAAGTAGCCCGGTACAGGGTTAGTAGAGTGTTAGTTGACCAAGGAAGTTCAGTCAACATACTGTATTGGAAGATCTTTTTGCAAATGGACATCTTAGAGGACCTCATCGTCCCCTATAACGAGCAGATAGTAGGGTTCGTCGGAGAGCGAGTGGACACACGAGGATATATTGACTTGCACACCCGTTTGGGGACAGGACGGGAAAGTGGGGAGATGAAGGTGAGATTCCTTCTCGTGGAGGCACACACCTCTTATAATGTCCTGATAGGACGACCGTGCCTAAACGCATTCGGAGCTATCGTCTCCACCCCCCACTTGACCATGAAGTATCCAACTCAGAAGGGGACCATTTGCACCGTACGGGCTAATCAAAAGACGGCAAGGGAGTGTTATGCGACCGGATTGCGCATATACCCAAAGGAAGAAAGGAGGAAAATGAGTCGGTCAGAGGTCGCCCTGGCCGACCTTGACCCGAGAACCAATACTGAAGATCGGTTAGAACCGGTGGGAGAAACTCAACCCATTATGATAGCAAGGGGATTACCGGCTGAAATTGAAAAGGAGTTGTGA